In the Kiloniellales bacterium genome, one interval contains:
- a CDS encoding ATP-binding cassette domain-containing protein: MFSVRKLSRPGLGPISFEVAAGGCLGIGGPSGAGKSLLLRALADLDASAGEVSLDGTRREDLPAPLWRRRVCYLAAESGWWADRVGAHFPDREPARPLLAALGLPEDCHDWPVARLSSGERQRLALVRALVRGPQVLLLDEPTAALDPESTAAVEALIAEHRAGGGCALWISHDAAQLARATEGVLRLEGGRLVEPAA, encoded by the coding sequence ATGTTCTCGGTCCGCAAACTCAGCCGCCCCGGCCTGGGCCCGATCTCCTTCGAGGTCGCGGCGGGCGGCTGCCTGGGGATCGGCGGCCCCTCGGGCGCCGGCAAGTCCCTGCTGCTGCGCGCGCTCGCCGACCTCGACGCCAGCGCCGGCGAGGTCAGCCTGGACGGCACCCGGCGCGAGGACCTGCCGGCGCCCCTGTGGCGTCGCCGGGTCTGCTACCTGGCCGCCGAGTCCGGCTGGTGGGCCGACCGGGTCGGCGCCCATTTCCCGGACCGGGAGCCGGCGCGCCCGCTGCTGGCGGCGCTGGGCTTGCCCGAGGACTGCCACGACTGGCCGGTCGCCCGCCTGTCCAGCGGCGAGCGCCAGCGCCTCGCCCTGGTCCGGGCCCTGGTCCGGGGGCCCCAGGTCCTGCTGCTCGACGAGCCGACCGCCGCCCTCGACCCGGAGAGCACGGCCGCGGTCGAGGCCCTGATCGCCGAGCACCGCGCCGGCGGCGGCTGCGCCCTCTGGATCAGCCACGACGCCGCCCAGCTGGCCAGGGCGACCGAGGGCGTCCTGCGCCTGGAGGGCGGCCGGTTGGTGGAACCCGCGGCATGA
- a CDS encoding HAMP domain-containing sensor histidine kinase codes for MTSAAPKAQNVGRQAPTRETKRPQRPAETPRPAGSEAERVRVDHALRTALTAILGFSEVIGQEMFGPVGNPQYRQYAQDIFKTGQQLMAFLGEVEQLPCATADGARRPYQVCHVPTALGDARRLASKLARDAGVTLAVDVPEGLPLLKMDQRALQQIVLTLILNAIRASDPGDLVSAVPDVSLAGEFRLTVQSQLGSLPGGQPLPPTQAEEVKTNDPALANLPTRLGLDIPRSLVELHGGRLEVHCIPEFGLRATARFPKAWVIEPNGKAPLDG; via the coding sequence GTGACCAGCGCAGCTCCGAAAGCCCAGAACGTCGGCCGCCAGGCCCCGACACGCGAGACCAAGCGCCCGCAGCGGCCGGCCGAGACGCCCCGCCCGGCCGGCAGCGAGGCCGAGCGGGTCCGGGTCGACCATGCCCTGCGCACCGCCCTGACCGCGATCCTCGGCTTTTCCGAGGTCATCGGCCAGGAGATGTTCGGGCCGGTCGGCAACCCGCAGTACCGCCAGTACGCCCAGGACATCTTCAAGACCGGGCAGCAGCTCATGGCCTTCCTCGGCGAGGTCGAGCAGCTGCCCTGCGCCACCGCCGACGGCGCCCGCCGGCCCTACCAGGTCTGCCACGTGCCCACCGCCCTGGGCGACGCCCGGCGGCTGGCCAGCAAGCTGGCGCGGGACGCCGGCGTGACCCTGGCGGTCGACGTGCCGGAGGGCCTGCCGCTGCTCAAGATGGACCAGCGGGCGCTGCAGCAGATCGTCCTGACCCTGATCCTCAACGCGATCCGGGCCTCCGACCCGGGCGACCTGGTCTCCGCGGTGCCCGACGTCAGCCTCGCCGGCGAGTTCCGCCTGACCGTGCAGTCCCAGCTCGGCAGCCTGCCGGGCGGCCAGCCCCTGCCGCCGACCCAGGCCGAGGAGGTCAAGACCAACGATCCGGCCCTGGCCAACCTGCCGACCCGGCTCGGGCTCGACATCCCGAGGTCCCTGGTCGAGCTCCACGGCGGCCGCCTCGAGGTGCACTGCATCCCCGAGTTCGGCCTGCGCGCCACGGCCCGCTTCCCCAAGGCCTGGGTGATCGAGCCCAACGGCAAGGCCCCGCTCGACGGCTGA
- a CDS encoding adenylate/guanylate cyclase domain-containing protein gives MPADRLERRLAAVLCLDMVGYSLLMEADEEGTIARQKAHRTEVIDPKIAAHSGRIVKSTGDGLLVEFASVVDAVGCAVDIQASLAEFEANSLHKEQIKYRVGINLGDVVVEGSEIYGDGVNIAVRLESFADPGGICISELVHSQIVGKIGVKFSGGQDCILKNITRPVQVWRWPGSPQSGPPIRRRAARPAMQRPGHRIRNVVNVRPLDVSAVFKGRQRETKALRDYLADPLVHMVSILGRGGMGKTALATRVLADLESGQLNGSAVQGIVYLAAKSMRITLERLYADVGRMFDDKTAEALRLRWGNPVMSLRAKAEYLIETMTNGLYIILLDNLEDELEADGTIEDEGLRIFVEQALIEPSGVRLVVTSRQKVRLPPAALRFTRAISLEGGLAQQEAIALLKELDPQGTLGIRDAPRQLLRRASQLTRGIPRALELLAGLLYEDPTTDLATLISDKSLFGTEVMSPLVAVGYKHLRESERRLMEALAVFNEQVDEHAIAHLIQPWVTGPDVHAGLRRLVNGYFVKYHTDTRTYSLHQLDRDYAYEQIPEAS, from the coding sequence ATGCCGGCTGATCGCCTCGAGCGCAGGCTGGCTGCTGTCCTTTGCCTTGACATGGTCGGCTACTCGCTGCTGATGGAGGCGGACGAGGAGGGGACGATTGCGCGGCAGAAGGCGCATCGCACCGAGGTTATCGACCCGAAAATCGCCGCGCATTCCGGTCGCATCGTCAAGTCGACCGGCGATGGTTTGCTGGTGGAGTTTGCCAGCGTCGTGGACGCCGTAGGCTGCGCGGTCGATATCCAGGCGAGCCTCGCAGAATTCGAGGCGAACTCCCTACACAAAGAACAGATCAAATACCGTGTCGGAATCAATCTGGGCGACGTCGTCGTCGAAGGCAGCGAGATCTATGGCGATGGTGTGAACATTGCGGTTCGATTGGAATCTTTCGCCGATCCCGGCGGTATCTGCATTTCCGAACTGGTCCATTCTCAGATCGTCGGCAAGATCGGCGTTAAGTTCTCCGGCGGCCAAGACTGCATTCTGAAAAACATCACCCGGCCGGTGCAAGTCTGGCGCTGGCCGGGAAGCCCTCAAAGCGGCCCGCCCATCAGGCGGCGCGCTGCGCGGCCGGCTATGCAGAGGCCCGGACACCGGATCAGAAACGTTGTCAACGTGCGCCCCTTGGACGTCAGCGCCGTCTTCAAGGGACGCCAGCGCGAAACGAAGGCCCTGCGGGACTATCTCGCCGATCCCTTGGTCCACATGGTCAGCATCTTGGGTCGGGGCGGGATGGGCAAGACGGCGCTCGCGACGCGGGTTCTGGCCGATCTCGAAAGCGGCCAACTCAATGGCTCAGCCGTCCAGGGCATCGTCTACCTCGCGGCGAAAAGCATGCGGATTACGCTGGAGCGCCTCTATGCGGACGTCGGGCGGATGTTCGACGACAAGACGGCCGAGGCCTTGAGACTGAGGTGGGGCAATCCGGTCATGTCTCTGAGGGCGAAAGCAGAGTATCTCATCGAGACGATGACGAACGGCCTCTACATCATCCTGCTGGACAATCTGGAAGACGAGCTCGAAGCGGATGGAACGATCGAAGACGAAGGCCTTCGGATATTCGTCGAACAGGCCCTGATCGAACCGAGCGGTGTCCGCCTCGTCGTCACCTCGCGCCAGAAGGTCAGGCTCCCGCCTGCGGCCTTGCGGTTCACTAGGGCGATTTCTCTCGAGGGCGGTCTTGCGCAGCAGGAAGCGATCGCCCTGCTGAAGGAATTGGACCCCCAGGGCACGCTCGGCATTCGGGATGCACCACGGCAGCTCTTGCGCCGGGCCAGCCAGCTGACACGCGGTATTCCCAGGGCCTTAGAGCTTCTGGCCGGTTTGCTGTATGAGGACCCGACCACCGATCTCGCCACGCTGATCTCCGATAAGAGCCTCTTCGGAACGGAGGTCATGAGCCCATTGGTCGCCGTCGGCTACAAGCACCTGAGGGAGTCCGAGCGGCGCCTCATGGAGGCGCTTGCCGTCTTCAACGAGCAAGTCGACGAGCACGCAATCGCGCATCTGATACAGCCCTGGGTGACGGGGCCGGATGTTCACGCCGGATTGCGGCGCCTGGTCAATGGTTACTTCGTGAAGTATCACACCGATACGCGTACCTACAGTCTGCATCAGCTGGACCGGGATTACGCCTACGAACAAATCCCTGAAGCGTCGTAG
- a CDS encoding portal protein: MSKDVQDLLSRYKSLKAERRVWESHWQDLAEVFLPRRADFTTTQAAGGKRTERIFDGTPMLARRGLAAAVDGLLKPKTSRWFRLRPRDPALEADDAVKRWIELAEERLWSALYDPRAKFVQRTAEVDDDLVTFGTGVLFIGEGGDLDRLLFRSVPLKNALLVEGAEGDVDSLFLRMELSARQAAERFGRARLGAKTLEALEGLEAKPDKRFAFLQALFPRRERDPRRAGAADLPFASLVIDVESQHLVGEGGFHDFPFALPRWDTAAGEVYGRSPAMLALPDANSLQEMGKTLLVAGHKATDPPLLAADDSVLGAIKTFPGGITYFDAETVRDLGRLPVTPLQSGANVPLGREMQNDTRDQIWQAFFRNVLQLPVGAPSMTATEVLERKDEFLRTVGPVFGRLEADYPAVIVERAFGLLERAGAFPERPERLQGRRLRFTFASPVEQARRQVEAAGAARAVELLAPFVSAQPEIMDHFDGDAIARDTPEIFGLPQRWLRPRETVEGLREGRAEARQAAALAAALGGAGGGEVPGIETR, from the coding sequence TTGTCCAAGGACGTTCAGGACCTGCTGAGCCGCTACAAGAGCTTGAAGGCGGAGCGCCGGGTCTGGGAGAGCCACTGGCAGGACCTGGCGGAGGTCTTCCTGCCGCGGCGTGCCGATTTCACCACTACGCAGGCTGCCGGCGGCAAGCGCACGGAGCGGATCTTCGACGGCACCCCCATGCTGGCCCGGCGCGGCCTGGCGGCGGCGGTCGACGGCCTGCTCAAGCCCAAGACCAGCCGCTGGTTCCGGCTCCGGCCCCGGGATCCGGCGCTGGAGGCCGACGACGCGGTCAAGCGTTGGATCGAGCTGGCCGAGGAGCGCCTCTGGTCGGCGCTCTACGATCCCCGCGCCAAGTTCGTCCAGCGCACGGCCGAGGTCGACGACGACCTCGTGACCTTCGGCACCGGGGTGCTCTTCATCGGCGAGGGCGGAGACCTGGACCGCCTGCTGTTCCGCTCGGTGCCGCTGAAGAACGCCCTGCTGGTCGAGGGCGCCGAGGGCGACGTCGACAGCCTCTTCCTGCGGATGGAGCTCAGCGCCCGCCAGGCCGCCGAGCGTTTCGGGCGCGCGCGCCTGGGTGCCAAGACCCTGGAGGCGCTGGAGGGACTGGAGGCCAAGCCGGACAAGCGCTTCGCCTTCCTCCAGGCGCTCTTCCCGCGCCGGGAACGGGATCCCCGCCGCGCCGGCGCCGCCGACCTGCCCTTCGCCTCGCTGGTGATCGACGTCGAGTCCCAGCATCTGGTCGGGGAGGGCGGCTTTCACGACTTCCCCTTCGCCCTGCCGCGCTGGGACACCGCGGCGGGCGAGGTCTACGGCCGTTCGCCGGCCATGTTGGCCCTGCCCGACGCCAACAGCCTGCAGGAGATGGGCAAGACGCTGCTGGTCGCCGGCCACAAGGCGACCGACCCGCCGCTGCTGGCGGCCGACGACAGCGTGCTGGGCGCGATCAAGACCTTCCCCGGCGGCATCACCTACTTCGATGCCGAGACCGTGCGCGACCTCGGCCGCCTGCCGGTCACGCCGCTGCAGAGCGGTGCCAACGTGCCCCTCGGCCGCGAGATGCAGAACGACACTCGGGACCAGATCTGGCAGGCCTTCTTCCGCAACGTCCTGCAGCTTCCGGTCGGCGCGCCGAGCATGACCGCGACCGAGGTGCTGGAGCGCAAGGACGAGTTCTTGCGCACGGTCGGCCCGGTCTTCGGCCGTTTGGAGGCGGACTACCCGGCGGTGATCGTCGAGCGCGCCTTCGGGCTGCTCGAGCGCGCCGGCGCCTTCCCGGAACGGCCCGAGCGACTGCAGGGCCGGCGCCTGCGCTTCACCTTCGCCTCGCCGGTCGAGCAGGCCCGCCGCCAGGTCGAGGCCGCGGGCGCCGCCCGGGCCGTGGAGCTGCTGGCACCCTTCGTCTCGGCCCAGCCGGAGATCATGGACCACTTCGACGGCGACGCCATCGCCCGCGACACGCCGGAGATCTTCGGCCTGCCGCAGCGCTGGCTGCGCCCGCGCGAGACCGTGGAGGGCCTGCGCGAGGGCCGGGCGGAGGCCCGGCAGGCGGCGGCCCTGGCCGCGGCCCTCGGGGGTGCCGGAGGCGGCGAAGTGCCGGGGATCGAGACCCGATGA
- a CDS encoding phytanoyl-CoA dioxygenase family protein, which produces MSESNHHQVRVLTAQQIEDYREDGFLVLERFVAPEACDELRARAEALVANFDDEALRSVFSTTSRVQDRDAYFLGSGGGIGFFFEEEAFDAAGKLTVPKARALNKLGHALHDLDPVFDRFSRDPKVAAAVADLGLAEPRLLQSMYIFKQPGIGGEVVPHQDATFLRTEPSSVLGLWFALEDADRDNGCLWALPGGQRGGLKSLYRRDAEAGLVMEVLDDSPFDLAAGRPLEVRKGTMVVLHGRLPHWSAPNRSPRSRHAYTLHVIDGGARYLEDNWLQRPPELPLRGF; this is translated from the coding sequence GTGTCGGAGTCGAACCACCATCAGGTGCGCGTGCTGACCGCCCAACAGATCGAGGATTATCGCGAGGACGGATTCCTTGTCCTGGAGCGCTTTGTCGCGCCCGAGGCCTGCGACGAGCTGCGGGCCCGGGCCGAGGCTTTGGTGGCGAACTTCGACGACGAGGCCCTGCGCTCGGTCTTCTCGACGACCTCCCGGGTCCAGGACCGGGACGCCTACTTTCTCGGCTCGGGCGGTGGGATCGGCTTCTTCTTCGAAGAGGAGGCCTTCGATGCCGCCGGAAAGCTGACCGTGCCGAAGGCACGGGCGCTCAACAAGCTGGGCCACGCCCTGCACGACCTGGACCCGGTCTTTGATCGCTTCTCGCGCGACCCGAAGGTCGCCGCCGCGGTCGCCGACCTTGGCCTGGCGGAGCCGCGGCTGCTGCAGTCCATGTACATCTTCAAGCAGCCGGGCATCGGCGGCGAGGTGGTGCCGCACCAGGACGCCACCTTCCTGCGCACCGAGCCCAGCTCGGTCCTGGGCCTGTGGTTCGCCCTGGAGGACGCCGACCGGGACAACGGCTGCCTCTGGGCGCTGCCCGGCGGCCAGAGGGGCGGCCTCAAGAGCCTCTACCGCCGCGATGCCGAAGCTGGCCTGGTGATGGAGGTCCTGGACGACAGCCCCTTCGACCTCGCGGCCGGGCGGCCGCTGGAGGTCCGCAAGGGAACGATGGTGGTCCTCCACGGCCGGCTGCCCCACTGGAGCGCGCCCAACCGCTCACCGCGCTCGCGCCACGCCTACACCCTGCACGTGATCGACGGCGGCGCCCGCTACCTCGAGGACAACTGGCTGCAGCGCCCGCCCGAGCTGCCCCTGCGCGGCTTCTGA
- a CDS encoding DUF2336 domain-containing protein, with protein MNSSVALSKDSVKRLLSDPSPKGRAETAASVAKALSFGSLGRAERQLAGEILELLARDLEVAVRQAVAEHAKSCPFLPRNVACRLAADVEAVALPLIRYSSVLTDDDLIAVIEAGTATKLAAVAARDDVTSRVSDALIATRDESAVRVLLGNDGARISETGYGRVIADFGALRDIQELLVARPMLPLSVTERLIAVIAEDLYEELISRQELPPEIAAELIRQGSEKTLAQAAKAEGSEGQARELAKRLKAQNRLTPTLLLRALCLGDLRFFEAAMALQAGIPFASAHTVLQDGGPEGFRKLYRKTGLPEPLLRPFLIAIELIQEVGWEKAQTWRLQYTHVMLERLSSEIETSVGSELEAVMASVSRLLTRDQSRTALN; from the coding sequence ATGAACAGCTCCGTCGCGCTTTCCAAGGATTCCGTCAAGCGGCTCCTGTCCGACCCTTCGCCGAAGGGCCGGGCCGAGACCGCGGCCAGCGTCGCCAAGGCGCTGTCCTTCGGCAGCCTCGGCCGGGCCGAGCGTCAGCTGGCCGGCGAGATCCTCGAGCTCCTGGCCCGCGACCTGGAGGTCGCGGTCCGGCAGGCGGTCGCGGAGCACGCCAAGTCCTGCCCCTTCCTGCCGCGCAACGTCGCCTGCCGCCTGGCGGCCGACGTCGAGGCGGTCGCCCTGCCGCTGATCCGCTATTCCAGCGTCCTGACCGACGACGATCTGATCGCCGTGATCGAGGCCGGCACCGCCACCAAGCTGGCCGCCGTTGCCGCGCGCGACGACGTGACCTCCCGGGTCTCCGATGCGCTGATCGCCACCCGGGACGAGAGCGCGGTCAGGGTCTTGCTCGGCAACGACGGTGCCCGGATCTCGGAGACGGGCTACGGCCGGGTGATCGCCGATTTCGGCGCGCTGCGCGACATCCAGGAACTGCTCGTCGCCAGGCCGATGCTGCCGCTCTCGGTGACCGAGCGGCTGATCGCGGTGATCGCCGAGGACCTCTACGAGGAGCTGATCAGCCGGCAGGAGCTGCCGCCGGAGATCGCCGCGGAGCTGATCCGGCAGGGCAGCGAGAAGACCCTGGCCCAGGCGGCCAAGGCCGAAGGCTCGGAGGGCCAGGCGCGCGAACTGGCGAAGCGGCTGAAGGCCCAGAACCGCTTGACCCCGACCCTGCTGCTGCGCGCGCTCTGCCTCGGCGACCTGCGCTTCTTCGAGGCCGCGATGGCCCTGCAGGCCGGAATTCCGTTCGCCAGCGCCCACACCGTCCTCCAGGACGGCGGCCCGGAGGGCTTCCGCAAGCTTTACCGCAAGACCGGCCTGCCCGAGCCGCTGCTCAGGCCCTTCCTGATCGCGATCGAGCTGATCCAGGAAGTCGGCTGGGAAAAGGCCCAGACCTGGCGCCTGCAGTACACCCACGTCATGCTCGAGCGCCTGTCGTCGGAGATCGAGACCAGCGTCGGGTCCGAGCTGGAGGCGGTCATGGCCTCCGTGAGCCGGCTCCTGACCCGCGACCAGAGCCGGACCGCGCTCAATTAG
- a CDS encoding ATP-binding protein — protein sequence MNLSLFASVVISVFAVGGSIVLLRRYGDWRVGFFAALTAFMATLMAVYFTAELFMAPPGWAMAGSAGQISGLAMSALAMVAVFFMERIIGQHTARQRALRLPQFTVDRAAIAAFWVAPDGALLYANQWACQCLGYSREELLSRKISDVSPDLPRWRWLQSWQALKEAGSLSFETQYRTKTGLLLPMDVTTNYLEFDDQAYACLFARDITDRKQAERELRQAKEQAEAANHAKSEFLANMSHELRTPLNAIIGFSEILAMQIFGPLGSERYRAYVDDIHQSGNHLLGIINGILDLSKAEAGKLTLDETDVDLAEVLRQSGRMFRTKAAEQGIKLIFDLPETLLAIRADARLVSQVVINLISNAIKFTNQGTVAVSLGQEIGGGCFIRVRDTGVGIARENIAKVVEPFVQVESAFSRGHEGTGLGLPFVQKIMELHGGGMSIESELGEGTTVTVRFPPERTVARDPQLLEEVPGDVSAKKEAVA from the coding sequence ATGAACCTGAGCCTCTTCGCGTCCGTCGTGATCAGCGTCTTCGCGGTCGGCGGGTCCATCGTCCTGCTGCGCCGCTACGGGGACTGGCGGGTCGGCTTCTTCGCCGCGCTGACCGCCTTCATGGCGACCCTGATGGCGGTCTACTTCACCGCCGAGCTCTTCATGGCCCCGCCGGGCTGGGCCATGGCCGGCTCGGCCGGCCAGATCTCGGGCCTGGCCATGAGCGCCCTGGCCATGGTCGCGGTCTTCTTCATGGAACGCATCATCGGCCAGCACACCGCCCGCCAGAGGGCGCTGCGCCTGCCGCAGTTCACCGTCGACCGGGCCGCAATCGCGGCCTTCTGGGTCGCCCCCGACGGCGCCTTGCTCTACGCCAACCAGTGGGCCTGCCAGTGCCTCGGCTACAGCCGCGAGGAGCTACTGAGCCGCAAGATCTCGGACGTCAGCCCGGATCTGCCCCGCTGGCGCTGGCTGCAGAGCTGGCAGGCCCTGAAGGAGGCCGGCTCGCTGAGCTTCGAGACGCAGTACCGGACCAAGACGGGCCTTCTCCTGCCCATGGACGTGACGACCAACTACCTGGAGTTCGACGACCAGGCCTACGCTTGCCTCTTCGCCCGAGACATCACTGACCGCAAGCAGGCCGAGCGGGAACTGCGCCAGGCCAAGGAGCAGGCCGAGGCGGCCAACCACGCCAAGAGCGAGTTCCTGGCAAACATGAGCCACGAGCTGCGCACCCCTCTGAACGCCATCATCGGGTTCTCCGAGATCCTGGCCATGCAGATCTTCGGTCCCCTCGGCTCGGAGCGCTACCGCGCCTACGTCGACGACATCCACCAGAGCGGCAACCATCTGCTGGGCATCATCAACGGCATCCTCGACCTCTCGAAGGCCGAGGCGGGCAAGCTGACCCTCGACGAGACCGACGTCGACCTGGCCGAGGTCCTGCGCCAGAGCGGGCGCATGTTCCGCACCAAGGCCGCCGAGCAGGGCATCAAGCTGATCTTCGACCTGCCCGAGACCCTGCTGGCGATCCGGGCCGACGCGCGCCTGGTGAGCCAGGTCGTCATCAACCTGATTTCCAACGCGATCAAGTTCACTAACCAGGGAACGGTGGCGGTGAGCCTGGGCCAGGAGATCGGGGGCGGCTGCTTCATACGGGTCCGCGACACCGGGGTCGGCATCGCCAGGGAGAACATCGCAAAGGTCGTCGAGCCCTTCGTCCAGGTCGAGAGCGCCTTCAGCCGCGGCCACGAGGGGACCGGCCTCGGCCTGCCCTTCGTCCAGAAGATCATGGAGCTGCACGGCGGCGGCATGAGCATCGAGAGCGAGCTGGGCGAGGGCACGACGGTGACCGTGCGCTTCCCCCCCGAGCGGACCGTGGCCCGCGATCCGCAGCTCCTCGAAGAGGTTCCGGGCGACGTGAGCGCCAAGAAGGAGGCCGTCGCCTGA
- a CDS encoding septation protein A codes for MSKSPPVWFKPAIEYGPLLIFLAVYFFAGLMAATAAIILAAAVAVAAAAVVERQIPRMPLFTAVVIAVFGGITLALNDETFIKMKPTFVQLFFAAILAGGLLLKRPLLKPLLGSSWPMDDLGWRRLTWRFAAFFVAMGALNELVWRTQTTDFWVVFKALGLSGLTLTFVLCQLPLLRRHALASEVSEPDQS; via the coding sequence ATGTCCAAGAGCCCTCCAGTCTGGTTCAAGCCCGCGATCGAGTATGGGCCGCTATTGATCTTTTTGGCGGTCTACTTCTTCGCCGGCCTGATGGCCGCGACCGCCGCCATCATCCTGGCGGCGGCTGTCGCGGTGGCGGCGGCGGCGGTGGTCGAGCGCCAAATCCCGCGCATGCCGCTGTTCACGGCGGTGGTGATCGCGGTCTTCGGCGGGATTACGCTGGCGCTCAACGACGAGACCTTCATCAAGATGAAGCCGACCTTCGTGCAGCTCTTCTTCGCGGCAATCCTCGCCGGTGGGCTGTTGCTCAAGCGTCCGCTCCTGAAGCCGCTGCTCGGAAGTTCCTGGCCGATGGACGACCTCGGCTGGCGGCGCCTGACCTGGCGCTTTGCAGCCTTCTTCGTGGCGATGGGCGCCCTAAACGAGCTGGTCTGGCGGACTCAGACGACCGATTTCTGGGTGGTCTTCAAGGCCCTCGGGCTCAGCGGTCTGACCCTGACCTTCGTGCTTTGCCAGCTGCCTCTGCTGCGCCGCCACGCACTGGCCAGCGAAGTCTCGGAGCCGGATCAGAGCTAG
- a CDS encoding DUF6362 family protein codes for MRTAPRGARTWVSWPVVSRRGGQLRRRVEVRGWEPPPEDPIDEATGEPRVWEAGHVRAWIREAMDTLRRLPLPKDGLPRRPSSHMPEVLREFVEAYGYDRGRSREPVSAREIDRLDRVLDWLLWLEARRDVVVVTGIALGLNLRAAGRLVGRSHEWCRQRERAAVEAIARRLNRERRRAAAP; via the coding sequence ATGAGGACGGCGCCACGCGGCGCGCGGACCTGGGTCTCCTGGCCGGTCGTCTCGAGACGGGGCGGCCAGCTGCGCCGCCGGGTCGAGGTCCGCGGCTGGGAGCCTCCGCCGGAGGATCCGATCGACGAGGCGACGGGCGAGCCCCGGGTCTGGGAAGCGGGCCACGTCCGGGCCTGGATCCGCGAGGCCATGGACACCCTGCGGCGCCTGCCCCTGCCGAAGGACGGTCTGCCGCGCCGGCCCAGCAGCCACATGCCCGAGGTCCTGCGCGAGTTCGTCGAGGCCTACGGCTACGACCGGGGCCGGTCGCGGGAACCGGTGTCGGCCCGTGAGATCGACCGTCTGGATCGAGTCCTCGACTGGCTGTTGTGGCTGGAGGCGCGGCGGGACGTGGTGGTCGTCACCGGCATCGCCCTGGGCCTCAACCTCAGGGCCGCCGGCCGCCTCGTCGGCCGCAGCCACGAGTGGTGCCGACAGCGCGAGCGGGCGGCGGTCGAGGCCATCGCCCGGCGCCTGAACCGGGAGCGGCGGCGCGCGGCGGCACCGTGA
- a CDS encoding LexA family transcriptional regulator, whose amino-acid sequence MAETSAAARNLKRLRERSGLSVREVAAAIERPASTYASYEDKYRKPYLPLELAKQLEAVLVGRGAPAITSNDVLALAGVTRALFAGETAAADGERPALERGPQRRRPRAADTAAALAPIPELDVRALAGGGAIPDLADPQAMVAEWQIPFDFLRSHTPAAPASLRIIRVHGDSMVPDFRPGERVLVNTDDRLPSPPGVFIVWDGFGLVIKRLEVIPYSEPATVRLISANADYAVYERPLEDVTVNGRVIGRWQWT is encoded by the coding sequence ATGGCAGAGACCTCGGCAGCGGCTCGGAACCTCAAGCGCCTGCGCGAACGCAGCGGCCTTTCGGTGCGCGAGGTGGCTGCGGCCATCGAGCGGCCGGCCTCGACCTATGCCTCCTACGAAGACAAGTACCGCAAACCCTACCTGCCGCTGGAGCTGGCCAAGCAGCTGGAGGCGGTCCTGGTCGGCCGGGGCGCGCCGGCGATCACCAGCAACGACGTTCTGGCCCTTGCGGGTGTCACCCGAGCGCTCTTCGCGGGCGAGACCGCGGCGGCCGACGGCGAGCGGCCGGCCCTCGAGCGGGGCCCGCAGCGGCGCCGGCCCAGGGCCGCGGACACCGCCGCGGCCCTGGCCCCGATTCCCGAGCTCGATGTCCGGGCCCTGGCAGGCGGCGGCGCCATTCCAGACCTCGCCGATCCCCAGGCCATGGTCGCGGAGTGGCAGATCCCCTTCGATTTCCTGCGCAGCCACACCCCCGCGGCGCCGGCCTCGCTGCGCATCATCCGGGTCCACGGCGACAGCATGGTGCCGGACTTCCGGCCCGGCGAAAGGGTCCTGGTGAACACCGACGACCGCCTGCCCTCGCCGCCCGGCGTCTTCATCGTCTGGGACGGCTTCGGCCTGGTGATCAAGCGGCTGGAGGTGATCCCCTACTCCGAGCCGGCGACCGTCCGCCTGATTTCCGCCAATGCCGACTACGCGGTCTACGAGCGTCCCCTGGAGGACGTGACCGTCAACGGCCGGGTCATCGGCCGCTGGCAATGGACCTGA
- a CDS encoding GNAT family N-acetyltransferase has protein sequence MVDEKRAEPRDGARPPFGAGALDIRPATAERWPDFEALLGERGGCGGCWCMLWRLQRREFEAQGGAGNRAAMKALFEAGAEPGLIAYDGALPVGWCSVASRTAFPRLERSRVLKPVDDREVWSLSCFLVRKSHRNRGVSRALLQAAGDFVRARGGRILEGYPIDPKTTPYPAVYAWTGLASAFRAAGFEEVLRRSETRPILRKRLDGG, from the coding sequence ATGGTCGACGAGAAGCGAGCCGAGCCGCGAGACGGTGCCCGGCCGCCCTTCGGGGCGGGGGCGCTGGACATCCGGCCGGCCACGGCTGAACGCTGGCCCGACTTCGAGGCGCTGCTCGGCGAGCGGGGCGGCTGCGGCGGCTGCTGGTGCATGCTCTGGCGCTTGCAGCGGCGGGAGTTCGAGGCCCAGGGCGGGGCCGGCAACCGCGCGGCGATGAAGGCGCTCTTCGAAGCCGGGGCCGAGCCCGGCCTGATCGCCTACGACGGCGCCCTGCCGGTCGGATGGTGCTCGGTCGCGTCGCGCACCGCCTTTCCGCGCCTCGAGCGCTCCCGGGTTCTGAAGCCGGTGGACGACCGGGAGGTCTGGTCGCTGTCGTGCTTCCTGGTCCGCAAGTCGCATCGCAACCGCGGGGTCTCCCGCGCGCTGCTGCAGGCCGCCGGCGACTTCGTCAGGGCGCGCGGCGGGCGGATCCTGGAGGGCTATCCCATCGATCCCAAGACCACCCCCTATCCGGCGGTCTACGCCTGGACCGGGCTCGCTTCGGCCTTCCGCGCGGCCGGCTTCGAGGAAGTCCTGCGCCGCTCGGAAACCCGGCCGATCCTGCGCAAGCGTCTCGACGGCGGGTGA